From a single Lactococcus carnosus genomic region:
- a CDS encoding beta-glucoside-specific PTS transporter subunit IIABC — protein sequence MNYQELSDKIINYVGGQENISGLTHCATRLRFNLKDETKAQTQEIKDTTGVMGAVSKGGQYQVIIGSDVGSVYKEILKKVPTLDGPRETPENDNRNVAAKVIDTITGIFTPILPAITAAGMLKAVLSLLVVFKLIDKTGQTYIIIDFMADAAFYFLPILLAASSAQKFRTNMYLAMMLGGVLLHPNFIAMVNVIKTSGKGSIHLFGLPISPVTYGSSVIPIILTVWFMSYVEPIADRVSPKVIKFFSKPLLTIAIVGTVSLVIIGPFGYLISDAISTGIKALEEFSPWLVPTIIGSFTPLFVATGTHYGLVPIGINNRMSAGYDTVIYPGMLASNLGQGAASLAVGLKSKDSTIKQLAASAGLTGLFGITEPALYGINLRFKTPLYAAMLGGGLGGLFMGISRVKNFTGGSPGLLTLPSYIGNDTLKYLYLACIGSAISIVIAFIVSYILYKDPVIEIAPEVENDLPTTPTSAVGDIVNVATPVKGEVITLKAVADGMFSEEILGKGFAIKPVEGIVYAPFSGVITAVFDSKHAIGLTSDTGVELLIHVGIDTVQLNGEGYEYAVTKGQKVTLGDKLITFDLASISEKGFDTVVPVVVTNSSDFGDIITLTKALSEPGEQVMKVIR from the coding sequence ATGAATTATCAAGAGTTATCAGATAAGATCATCAACTATGTCGGTGGTCAGGAAAATATTAGTGGTCTAACGCATTGCGCGACTAGACTACGCTTTAATCTGAAGGATGAGACGAAAGCTCAGACACAGGAAATCAAAGATACGACAGGTGTCATGGGCGCTGTTTCAAAAGGTGGCCAATACCAGGTCATTATTGGCAGTGATGTTGGCAGTGTCTACAAAGAGATTCTAAAAAAAGTCCCTACCTTAGATGGGCCTAGAGAAACACCTGAAAACGACAATCGCAACGTTGCAGCAAAGGTTATTGACACAATTACCGGTATTTTTACACCTATCTTGCCGGCGATTACTGCAGCAGGTATGTTAAAAGCTGTTCTATCTTTATTAGTCGTCTTTAAGTTAATTGATAAAACGGGACAAACCTACATCATTATCGATTTTATGGCAGATGCAGCATTTTATTTCCTGCCAATCTTACTAGCTGCTTCTTCTGCACAAAAATTCAGAACAAATATGTATCTTGCTATGATGCTTGGTGGTGTTTTACTCCATCCCAATTTCATAGCTATGGTCAACGTGATCAAAACGTCTGGTAAAGGCAGCATTCACTTATTTGGTTTACCAATTTCACCAGTTACTTATGGGTCATCGGTCATTCCGATTATTTTAACGGTTTGGTTCATGTCGTATGTAGAACCTATTGCGGACCGTGTCTCTCCTAAAGTGATTAAGTTTTTCAGTAAACCTTTGCTGACAATCGCAATCGTGGGTACTGTTTCTCTTGTCATCATTGGCCCATTTGGCTATTTAATTAGTGATGCCATCTCAACAGGTATTAAAGCATTAGAAGAATTTAGCCCATGGTTAGTCCCAACAATTATTGGCTCGTTTACGCCTTTATTTGTTGCAACTGGTACCCACTATGGCTTAGTTCCAATCGGTATCAATAACCGGATGTCAGCAGGGTATGATACTGTGATTTATCCGGGTATGTTAGCCTCAAACCTTGGACAGGGCGCTGCATCTTTAGCTGTTGGCTTGAAAAGTAAAGATTCAACAATTAAACAACTGGCTGCATCAGCAGGACTGACAGGATTATTTGGGATTACAGAACCAGCATTATATGGTATCAACCTAAGATTCAAAACACCACTTTACGCAGCAATGCTGGGTGGTGGTCTCGGTGGTTTATTTATGGGGATTAGCCGTGTAAAAAACTTCACTGGCGGATCACCTGGTTTACTGACACTACCAAGCTACATCGGAAATGATACGTTGAAATATTTATATCTTGCTTGTATCGGGTCAGCAATTAGTATTGTGATTGCCTTTATTGTATCTTATATTCTGTATAAAGATCCTGTTATTGAGATAGCACCCGAAGTAGAAAACGACCTGCCAACAACACCAACATCAGCTGTAGGCGATATCGTAAACGTTGCAACACCTGTAAAAGGTGAAGTGATTACCTTAAAAGCTGTAGCTGATGGTATGTTCTCTGAAGAAATTTTAGGAAAAGGATTTGCTATAAAACCAGTAGAAGGTATCGTCTACGCACCATTTTCTGGCGTGATTACTGCTGTTTTCGACTCAAAACACGCGATTGGCTTAACAAGTGATACAGGTGTTGAACTATTGATCCATGTCGGTATAGATACTGTCCAACTAAATGGAGAAGGCTACGAATATGCTGTCACTAAAGGACAAAAAGTAACGTTAGGCGATAAATTAATCACATTTGATTTGGCTAGTATATCTGAAAAAGGGTTTGATACTGTTGTCCCTGTCGTTGTCACAAATTCGTCAGATTTTGGTGACATCATCACTTTGACAAAAGCCTTATCTGAGCCTGGTGAACAGGTGATGAAAGTCATTCGCTAA
- the licT gene encoding BglG family transcription antiterminator LicT yields MYGSKKVINNNIIKSTNDDGQDILVMGKGIGFKKAIGDDIDAQAIEQIYTSHTDVTTNKLTQLLSNVRLEHLQVANEIIGFAKVSLGKKLNENIYLTLTDHIDYAIERHAGGLPVSNALLWEIKRFYNHEYLIGKEALSMIQNRLGVSLPEDEAGFIALHIVNAELDLSQVNQVSEMMKIIQTIVNIVKYHYKTDLDEYTLHYERFITHLKFFVQRLFSGVELDKDKDEGFLFMLKDKYQAEYLCALKIREYIAKEFDRELKEDEMIYLTIHIRRITNN; encoded by the coding sequence ATGTATGGAAGTAAAAAAGTAATTAACAATAACATTATCAAGTCTACTAACGACGACGGTCAAGACATTTTGGTAATGGGTAAAGGCATTGGCTTTAAGAAAGCGATTGGCGATGACATTGATGCGCAAGCGATCGAACAAATCTACACAAGTCATACTGATGTGACCACGAATAAATTGACACAGTTGTTGTCAAATGTCCGTTTAGAACATTTACAGGTAGCAAATGAAATTATTGGGTTTGCAAAAGTTTCTCTAGGAAAAAAACTCAATGAAAACATCTACCTGACTTTGACCGATCATATTGATTACGCAATCGAACGACATGCCGGCGGTTTACCTGTCAGTAACGCCCTTTTATGGGAAATTAAACGTTTCTATAATCATGAGTATTTGATTGGCAAGGAAGCACTATCGATGATTCAGAATCGCTTAGGCGTTTCATTACCAGAAGATGAAGCCGGCTTTATCGCCTTGCATATCGTTAATGCTGAACTTGATTTATCACAGGTCAATCAAGTTTCTGAAATGATGAAAATCATTCAGACAATCGTCAATATCGTCAAATATCACTATAAGACAGATTTAGATGAATATACCTTACACTATGAACGGTTCATCACACACTTGAAATTTTTTGTGCAACGTTTGTTTAGTGGTGTAGAATTAGATAAAGACAAAGATGAAGGCTTCTTGTTTATGTTAAAAGATAAATACCAAGCAGAATATCTTTGTGCATTAAAAATTCGAGAGTATATCGCAAAAGAATTTGATCGAGAGTTAAAAGAGGATGAGATGATTTATCTCACGATTCACATTAGAAGAATTACAAATAACTAA
- a CDS encoding MATE family efflux transporter, whose protein sequence is MKKNSKELINYALPAVFENILQTTVGFVDSVLIAKISLVAVSAVSLVNGVMAVYQAVFIALAVAVITVVSSITGAKKSDTLSETVRTAIVLSLVVGGVFSVMSLLFAHPILVALGAKGAVLSQGIIFLRVVAGTSILMVLMIVLGQLVRSAGQPKLPLMINIVVNILNFIFDVILIFGLFGFPKLGILGAGIGTALARLVGVVMLVLALQKTSHRIEGHLFSGKLHIFNSEIVKRALPIMGERLMMRLGDIVIFVIIIVYGTDVFAGNAIGETITAYNYLPAFGFATGASILIARAFGQKKKAEISSLTKKSFVITAILSTILGGIIFAISPVFISFFTDNATAISAARIVIFISFISEPIVSGVIIYTAALQAMGDAKTPFYATLIGMWTIRIGVAWVLGTGLGFGLWGVWIATVLDNIFRFFVLKLRYERRLKN, encoded by the coding sequence ATGAAAAAAAATTCTAAGGAACTCATCAATTATGCTTTACCAGCTGTATTTGAAAATATTTTACAGACAACCGTCGGATTTGTTGATAGTGTTTTGATTGCCAAAATATCACTTGTGGCTGTCTCTGCAGTCAGTCTGGTAAATGGGGTAATGGCTGTCTATCAAGCAGTCTTTATTGCTTTAGCAGTAGCGGTGATAACCGTTGTGTCAAGTATAACTGGAGCCAAGAAATCTGATACATTATCAGAAACAGTGAGAACAGCTATCGTGCTATCACTAGTAGTGGGTGGTGTATTTTCGGTTATGTCACTTCTTTTTGCTCACCCAATCTTGGTAGCATTAGGCGCAAAGGGCGCTGTGCTATCGCAAGGTATCATTTTCCTAAGGGTTGTTGCGGGTACGAGTATTTTGATGGTCTTAATGATCGTTTTAGGTCAATTGGTTAGGAGTGCTGGTCAGCCTAAGCTACCCCTCATGATCAATATCGTAGTCAATATTTTGAACTTTATCTTTGATGTGATCTTGATCTTTGGTCTTTTTGGCTTTCCAAAACTTGGCATTCTTGGTGCAGGTATTGGGACGGCATTAGCGAGACTTGTTGGTGTTGTCATGCTAGTGCTAGCACTACAGAAAACAAGTCATAGGATAGAGGGGCATCTTTTCTCTGGGAAATTACATATCTTTAACAGTGAGATTGTCAAGAGAGCGCTACCGATTATGGGTGAGCGATTGATGATGAGACTAGGGGATATCGTGATATTTGTGATTATCATCGTCTATGGGACAGATGTATTCGCTGGAAATGCGATTGGCGAAACAATCACAGCCTATAACTATCTGCCTGCTTTTGGCTTTGCGACGGGGGCTAGTATTTTAATCGCTCGGGCTTTTGGACAGAAAAAGAAAGCAGAGATCAGCTCACTCACTAAAAAATCATTTGTCATCACTGCCATATTGAGCACCATTCTCGGTGGGATTATCTTTGCTATTTCTCCTGTTTTTATCAGTTTCTTTACAGATAATGCCACTGCTATATCAGCAGCCCGTATTGTGATTTTCATCTCATTTATTAGTGAACCTATCGTGTCGGGTGTCATTATCTATACTGCCGCATTACAAGCCATGGGTGATGCTAAAACACCATTTTATGCGACCTTGATCGGCATGTGGACGATACGGATTGGGGTTGCCTGGGTCCTCGGTACAGGATTGGGATTTGGTTTATGGGGCGTGTGGATTGCAACCGTTTTAGACAATATTTTTCGATTTTTTGTGTTAAAATTAAGGTATGAACGTCGACTTAAGAATTAA
- the infB gene encoding translation initiation factor IF-2, whose translation MSEKKRINQIAKESGLTNKELVDHAQKIGLPVKSHSSSIDAEQTKTLLSSLNSGSTDNKATTKPVLDAKKEIASQNRVISVGGKKVVSETETGNRPIVVGGKKVLSDKEIGSARVISVGGKTVAPVKQETLVAKTTEAKATPVVADNATNEQVKNKVEKTVETKTEVKAETPKKPERPANGGIKVITRAADVKPKNGGIKVIQRAADIAPSAASQGNANANRNKNKKSRNTAGTGQAQGQGQGQNNAGGNRQGGPLRVNDNRNQVRNARNSNWNSNKKRKGKRGAQQVAPQPVVQRKFHELPESLVYSEGMTIADLAKRLKREPAELVKKLFLMGIMTTQNQSLDADTIELLLLDYGVTPEKKVEEDKTDIERLFIEEGYLNEDQLIERPPVVTIMGHVDHGKTTLLDTLRNSRVTSGEAGGITQHIGAYQIDENGKKITFLDTPGHEAFTSMRARGASVTDITILVVAADDGVMPQTVEAINHSKAAGVPIIVAINKIDKPGANPQRVIQELSEHGIMSQAWGGESEFVEISAKFNTNIDSLLETVLLVAEIQELKADPTVKAIGTVVEARLDKGKGAIATLLVQQGTLHQQDPIVVGNTFGRVRAMVTDLGRREKTAGPSSPVEITGLNDVPQAGDHFAVFEDEKTARSVGEERAKRALFNQRSSTHRVSLENLFDTLKEGQIKSVNVIIKADVQGSAEALAASLQKIDVEGVKVDIVHSAVGAINESDVSLAEAANAVIIGFNVRPTPLARLQAENDDVEIRLNSIIYKVLEEVETAMKGMLDPEFEEKVIGEAVVRETFTVSKVGTIAGFMVLSGSVKRDASVRVIRGGIVIADGSLSSLKHFKDDVKEVRKGNEGGLMIDGYNEIEVDDTFEVYEMVEIKR comes from the coding sequence ATGTCTGAAAAAAAACGTATTAACCAAATTGCTAAAGAGAGTGGCCTTACTAATAAAGAACTTGTGGATCACGCACAAAAAATTGGGTTGCCAGTCAAATCGCATAGCTCAAGTATCGATGCAGAACAAACGAAAACACTTTTAAGTTCGCTTAACTCTGGATCAACTGATAACAAAGCAACAACAAAACCAGTGCTAGATGCTAAAAAGGAAATAGCTAGTCAAAATCGTGTGATTAGTGTTGGCGGTAAAAAAGTTGTTTCTGAAACAGAAACTGGTAATCGCCCGATCGTTGTTGGCGGTAAAAAAGTGTTATCAGACAAAGAAATTGGTAGTGCTCGTGTGATTTCTGTTGGGGGTAAAACTGTTGCTCCAGTAAAACAAGAAACGCTAGTCGCAAAAACAACCGAAGCTAAAGCGACGCCAGTCGTAGCTGACAATGCAACAAACGAACAAGTAAAAAATAAGGTGGAAAAGACCGTCGAAACGAAGACAGAAGTGAAAGCGGAAACGCCTAAAAAACCTGAGCGACCAGCTAATGGTGGCATCAAAGTCATTACACGTGCTGCGGATGTTAAACCTAAAAATGGTGGCATCAAAGTCATTCAACGTGCTGCTGATATTGCACCTTCAGCAGCAAGTCAAGGGAATGCTAACGCAAATCGCAATAAAAATAAAAAAAGTCGTAACACTGCTGGTACTGGACAAGCACAAGGTCAAGGCCAAGGACAAAACAATGCGGGCGGCAATCGTCAAGGTGGCCCATTACGTGTAAATGATAACCGAAATCAAGTCCGTAATGCGCGTAACTCTAACTGGAATAGCAACAAGAAACGTAAAGGTAAACGTGGTGCTCAGCAAGTTGCACCACAACCAGTTGTCCAACGTAAGTTCCATGAATTACCTGAAAGTCTTGTTTATTCTGAAGGCATGACAATTGCTGATTTGGCAAAACGTTTGAAACGTGAACCTGCTGAACTCGTAAAAAAATTGTTCTTGATGGGTATCATGACAACACAAAACCAATCATTGGATGCAGACACGATTGAACTTTTACTTCTAGACTATGGTGTAACACCTGAGAAAAAAGTTGAAGAAGATAAGACAGATATCGAACGTCTCTTCATCGAAGAAGGTTATCTTAACGAAGACCAATTGATTGAACGGCCACCAGTTGTTACAATCATGGGTCACGTCGACCATGGTAAAACGACTTTGCTTGATACACTACGTAATTCACGTGTGACTAGTGGAGAAGCTGGCGGGATCACACAGCATATTGGTGCCTACCAAATCGATGAAAACGGTAAGAAAATTACCTTCCTAGATACACCAGGACATGAAGCCTTTACAAGCATGCGTGCGCGTGGTGCATCTGTGACGGATATCACGATTCTTGTTGTGGCAGCTGATGATGGTGTTATGCCACAAACAGTTGAAGCAATCAACCATTCTAAAGCAGCTGGTGTCCCAATTATTGTTGCCATCAACAAAATTGACAAACCAGGTGCCAACCCACAACGTGTGATTCAAGAGTTATCAGAACATGGTATCATGAGTCAAGCTTGGGGTGGGGAATCTGAGTTTGTTGAAATTTCAGCTAAATTCAATACAAATATCGATTCACTTTTAGAAACAGTTCTCTTAGTTGCAGAAATCCAGGAACTCAAAGCAGACCCAACTGTAAAAGCAATCGGTACTGTTGTAGAAGCGCGTCTGGACAAAGGTAAGGGAGCTATTGCGACTTTACTCGTTCAACAAGGTACACTTCATCAACAAGACCCAATCGTTGTTGGGAACACCTTTGGCCGTGTACGTGCTATGGTAACTGACTTAGGCCGTCGTGAAAAAACAGCAGGACCATCAAGTCCAGTTGAAATCACTGGGTTGAATGATGTTCCACAAGCAGGGGACCACTTTGCCGTCTTTGAAGATGAAAAGACAGCTCGCTCAGTTGGTGAAGAACGTGCAAAACGTGCGCTCTTTAATCAACGTAGCAGCACACACCGTGTGAGTCTAGAAAATCTCTTTGATACCCTTAAAGAAGGTCAAATCAAATCAGTAAATGTTATCATCAAGGCTGACGTACAAGGCTCAGCTGAGGCACTTGCAGCATCATTACAAAAAATTGATGTTGAAGGTGTAAAAGTTGATATCGTCCATAGCGCTGTTGGTGCCATTAATGAATCAGATGTCTCTTTAGCAGAAGCTGCTAATGCGGTCATCATCGGATTTAATGTCCGTCCGACACCACTTGCTCGCCTGCAAGCTGAAAATGATGACGTTGAAATTCGTCTGAACAGCATTATCTATAAAGTGCTTGAAGAAGTTGAGACAGCTATGAAGGGGATGCTTGATCCTGAATTTGAGGAAAAAGTTATCGGTGAAGCAGTTGTTCGCGAAACCTTTACAGTTTCAAAAGTTGGGACAATTGCTGGTTTCATGGTCTTATCAGGATCTGTTAAACGTGATGCAAGTGTTCGTGTTATCCGAGGTGGTATTGTGATTGCCGACGGTAGCTTATCATCACTTAAACACTTTAAAGATGATGTCAAAGAAGTCAGAAAAGGTAATGAGGGTGGTCTCATGATCGACGGCTACAACGAAATTGAAGTTGACGATACCTTTGAAGTCTACGAAATGGTTGAAATTAAACGTTAA
- a CDS encoding 6-phospho-beta-glucosidase produces the protein MSFRKDFLWGGATAANQCEGGYTEGGRGLANVDLAPVGPDRFSVITGKKKMVDFDSQHFYPAQNAIDMYHHYKADIALFAEMGFKTYRLSIAWTRIFPLGDETEPNEAGLAFYEDLFKECRKYNIEPLVTITHFDCPMYLVEKYGAWRSRKMVGFYENLCHAIFNRYKGLVKYWLTFNEINMILHAPFMGAGLYFEDGENQEQVKYQAAHHELVASAIATKIAHEVDPENQVGCMLAAGTNYAYTCKPEDVLAARKADRDNFFFIDVQSRGEYPAYALKELKRQGIELPIEDGDLALLKAHTVDFISFSYYASRVQSTDPKINEKTAGNLFASVKNPYLAASEWGWQIDPLGLRITMNDLYDRYQKPLFIVENGLGAVDVPDEAGYVSDDYRIDYLAAHIQAMKDAVELDGVDLLGYTTWGCIDLVSAGTGEMKKRYGFIYVDRDNEGNGTLKRSKKKSFDWYKKVIASNGEDLTN, from the coding sequence ATGTCTTTTAGAAAAGATTTTTTATGGGGTGGTGCAACGGCCGCCAATCAATGTGAAGGTGGTTACACCGAAGGTGGTCGTGGATTAGCTAACGTCGACTTAGCACCTGTTGGACCTGATCGGTTTTCAGTGATCACTGGTAAAAAGAAAATGGTTGATTTTGACAGCCAACATTTCTATCCAGCCCAAAATGCAATCGATATGTACCATCATTACAAAGCTGATATTGCTTTGTTTGCAGAAATGGGATTTAAAACGTATCGCTTATCTATTGCCTGGACCCGTATTTTCCCATTAGGAGATGAAACGGAACCAAATGAAGCAGGTCTAGCATTCTATGAAGATCTCTTTAAAGAATGTCGTAAATATAATATCGAACCTTTGGTAACGATCACGCATTTTGATTGCCCCATGTATTTAGTCGAGAAATATGGTGCTTGGCGCAGTCGTAAAATGGTTGGTTTCTACGAAAATCTATGCCATGCTATTTTCAATCGGTATAAAGGTCTGGTCAAATATTGGTTGACTTTTAATGAAATTAATATGATTCTACATGCCCCATTCATGGGTGCCGGCTTGTACTTTGAGGATGGAGAGAATCAAGAGCAGGTCAAATATCAAGCAGCACATCATGAATTAGTGGCTAGTGCGATTGCGACTAAAATCGCGCATGAAGTGGATCCAGAGAATCAAGTGGGTTGCATGTTAGCGGCTGGTACAAACTATGCTTATACCTGTAAACCAGAAGATGTTTTAGCAGCTCGTAAAGCTGACCGTGATAACTTTTTCTTTATAGACGTCCAATCACGTGGTGAATATCCAGCCTATGCACTAAAAGAGCTTAAAAGACAAGGGATTGAGCTGCCGATTGAAGATGGGGATCTCGCTTTATTAAAAGCCCATACAGTCGACTTTATCTCATTTTCTTACTATGCGTCACGTGTGCAATCAACAGATCCTAAAATCAATGAAAAAACAGCAGGAAACCTTTTTGCCTCTGTCAAAAATCCATACTTGGCAGCCAGCGAATGGGGATGGCAGATTGACCCATTAGGCCTACGTATCACAATGAACGACTTGTATGATCGCTATCAAAAGCCACTATTCATCGTTGAAAATGGCTTAGGTGCCGTTGATGTGCCAGATGAAGCTGGCTACGTTTCCGATGACTACCGAATTGACTACTTAGCAGCTCATATTCAAGCCATGAAAGATGCGGTAGAACTTGATGGTGTTGATTTATTAGGCTATACAACCTGGGGCTGTATTGACCTTGTATCCGCTGGAACAGGTGAAATGAAAAAACGGTATGGCTTCATCTATGTTGATCGTGATAATGAGGGTAATGGCACTCTAAAACGCTCGAAGAAAAAATCATTTGACTGGTATAAAAAAGTAATCGCATCAAATGGCGAAGACTTAACAAACTAA
- a CDS encoding YlxQ-related RNA-binding protein, whose translation MTEITELNKTKLSNSLGMAKKAGRIATGEELVIKSIQAERARLVFVAHDAAPNLVKRITDKTTYYEIPMLDIFSSAELSHAIGSDRKVIAVQDKGFAKKMESLMK comes from the coding sequence ATGACTGAAATAACAGAGCTAAATAAAACAAAATTGTCAAATTCCTTAGGAATGGCAAAAAAAGCTGGACGTATTGCGACAGGTGAAGAACTTGTCATCAAATCGATTCAAGCAGAACGTGCAAGATTGGTGTTTGTCGCACATGATGCAGCACCTAATCTTGTTAAACGTATTACTGATAAAACAACCTATTATGAAATTCCCATGCTAGACATATTTTCTTCAGCAGAACTTTCCCACGCTATCGGTAGTGATCGGAAAGTCATCGCTGTTCAAGATAAAGGATTTGCCAAGAAAATGGAGAGTCTTATGAAATAA
- the rnpM gene encoding RNase P modulator RnpM, whose protein sequence is MVKTKKVPLRKSVVSNAQFPKKALLRIVCNKAGEISIDPMGKAPGRGAYIAIKNEEALQAKQRRVFDRVFQTTIADNFYDELILYVDHQVEREKLATVTYSIDEAPEI, encoded by the coding sequence ATGGTTAAGACTAAAAAAGTACCGTTAAGAAAATCTGTCGTATCGAATGCACAGTTTCCCAAAAAAGCGTTATTAAGAATTGTTTGCAATAAAGCCGGTGAAATTAGCATTGATCCGATGGGTAAAGCACCTGGTCGTGGTGCTTATATCGCGATTAAAAACGAAGAAGCCTTACAAGCCAAACAAAGGCGCGTATTTGACCGCGTATTTCAGACAACGATTGCAGATAATTTTTATGATGAGCTGATCCTTTACGTAGACCACCAGGTCGAACGTGAAAAATTAGCAACGGTGACCTATTCAATTGATGAAGCACCAGAAATTTAA
- the nusA gene encoding transcription termination factor NusA, producing the protein MSKEMQAAFTLLEEEKGISPEVVIGAIAEALTAAYKKQYNQSQNVTIEYNDAKGDFIVYSTREVVDEVFDSRLEMSLDDALALNAHYQIGDKIRFEEKPKDFARTAANAAKQVIMNKMREESHTIIYNEFKRYENEIIQGTVERVDDRAIFINLGKVDSMLGKRDQIPGERYQIGDKVKVYVSAVEQSKKGPIVYVSRTHPELLKRMFEKEIPEVYDGTVEIVSIAREAGDRAKVIVKSNDANVDAIGTIVGPRGSRIRTLVDELHGENMDIIEWNDDRATMIKNALKPAQVNDVIVDEITGETVVVVPDDQLSLAIGKRGQNVRLAAHVTNNKIDIKSQTKFDQEASEASEVEAEAVEPTLSADVLD; encoded by the coding sequence ATGAGTAAGGAAATGCAAGCTGCATTCACCCTTTTGGAGGAAGAAAAAGGGATTTCACCTGAAGTTGTTATCGGCGCAATCGCTGAGGCCCTAACTGCAGCTTACAAAAAACAATACAATCAATCTCAAAACGTGACGATTGAGTATAATGATGCCAAGGGTGACTTTATCGTTTATTCAACACGGGAAGTCGTAGATGAAGTATTTGATAGCCGTCTTGAGATGAGTCTTGATGATGCACTTGCACTGAATGCACATTATCAAATCGGTGACAAAATTCGATTCGAAGAAAAACCGAAAGATTTTGCACGTACCGCTGCAAATGCTGCCAAGCAAGTTATCATGAACAAGATGCGTGAAGAATCACATACGATCATTTATAACGAGTTTAAGCGTTATGAAAATGAAATCATTCAAGGCACGGTAGAGCGTGTTGATGATCGTGCGATTTTCATCAACCTTGGTAAAGTGGATAGTATGCTTGGTAAACGTGATCAAATTCCTGGTGAACGTTATCAAATCGGAGATAAAGTTAAAGTCTATGTCTCTGCTGTCGAACAATCTAAAAAAGGCCCGATCGTGTATGTCAGTCGGACACATCCTGAACTCCTTAAAAGAATGTTTGAAAAAGAAATTCCTGAAGTTTATGATGGCACAGTTGAAATCGTCAGCATTGCGCGTGAAGCTGGTGATCGTGCGAAAGTCATCGTCAAATCAAATGATGCCAATGTTGATGCCATCGGTACAATCGTAGGCCCTCGTGGTTCACGTATTCGTACTTTGGTTGATGAGCTACATGGTGAGAACATGGATATCATCGAATGGAATGATGACCGTGCAACGATGATCAAAAATGCTTTGAAACCTGCACAAGTAAATGACGTTATCGTTGATGAAATCACTGGAGAAACTGTTGTTGTTGTACCAGATGACCAGCTCTCTCTCGCTATCGGTAAACGTGGTCAAAATGTACGCCTTGCGGCTCATGTGACCAACAACAAGATTGACATTAAATCACAAACAAAATTTGATCAAGAAGCATCAGAAGCGTCAGAAGTTGAGGCTGAAGCAGTTGAGCCAACACTTTCAGCCGACGTGCTTGATTAA
- the rbfA gene encoding 30S ribosome-binding factor RbfA has protein sequence MSNTHRSDRVAVELMREINDILRLKIRDPRVQDVNISDVQITGDLSQATIYYSLLSDLASDNEKAKTGLKKATGAIKSELAKRMTLYKIPDLTFAKDESVAYGGKIDELLRNLNKD, from the coding sequence ATGTCAAATACACATCGTAGTGACCGTGTTGCGGTTGAACTCATGCGTGAAATCAACGATATTTTGCGCTTGAAAATCCGGGACCCACGCGTACAGGACGTTAATATTTCTGACGTTCAAATTACAGGTGACTTGAGTCAAGCGACGATTTATTATAGTCTCTTATCAGATCTTGCATCTGATAATGAAAAAGCTAAAACAGGTCTTAAAAAGGCAACTGGTGCAATTAAAAGTGAACTAGCTAAACGCATGACACTTTATAAAATTCCAGACTTAACGTTTGCCAAAGATGAGTCTGTGGCTTATGGCGGAAAAATTGATGAACTCTTAAGAAACTTGAATAAAGATTAA